A window of Streptomyces profundus genomic DNA:
CGGCGAGGCCGGCGCCCTCGTAGCCCTGCTCCCAGAAGACCCGCATGGCGCGTTCGAGGGCCTCGTCGGCGTCGAATCCCCTGGGCCGCCCGATCGGCGCCTTCCGCTGGCTCTCCATGCGGCCCATCATACGCCTTCTGTACCGATCGGTGCGTAAGCTGCTACGGTCTACTTCCGTACCGACCGATACCGAAATCCGAAGAGGTCATCCGCATGGGACAGTTCGAAGGCAAGACGGCCGTCGTCACCGGGGGCAGCGAGGGGATCGGCCTGGCCACCGCCGTCCGGCTGGCCGCCGACGGCGCGCACGTGTTCCTCACCGGCCGGCGCGAGACCGCCCTCGACGCGGCCGTCGAGCGCATCGGCCCGGCGTCCGCGACGGCCGTGCGGGGCGACATCGCCGAACTGGCCGACCTCGACCGGCTCTATGACGCGGTCCGCGCCCACGGCCGGGGCCTGGACGTGCTGTTCGCCAACGCCGCCGCCGCGTCGTTCGCGACGCTGGAGGAGGTCACCGAGGAGCACTTCGACGGGATCTTCGGCGCCAACGTCCGAGGCACCCTCTTCACCGTGCAGAAGGCGCTGCCGCTGCTCAACGACGGCGCCTCGGTGATCCTCAACGCCTCGGTGCGCGCCGACGACGGAGTCGCGGCCTTCGGCACCTACGCCGCCTCCAAGGCCGCGCTCCGCTCCTTCGGCCGCACCTGGGCCAACGAACTCAAGGACCGGGGCATCCGCGTCAACACCGTCTCCCCCGGCACCATCGGCACCTCCGCCCTCGACCGCGTGACCGCCGGCGCGCCCGAGGCCAGGGAACGGTTCGTCTCGAACGTCCCGCTCGGCCGGCTCGGCCGCCCCGAGGAGATCGCCGACGCGGTGGCGTTCCTCGCCTCCGACCAGAGCAGCTTCATCCTCGGCGCCAACCTCTATGTCGACGGCGGCGAGAACCAGCTCTGAGCGCCGCACCGGCGAGCGGGCCGGCCGGAACGGCGCGGCGAACCGGCGCCCGGCCACGGGGCCGTGTGCTTCACTTGGGGGCCCCACGGGAAGTCGTCGATATGCCGGCGGCCGGAACGATGGAGAAGAACGGTGTCGAGCTATGTTGTCCTCGATCTGGAATTCACGACATGGCAGGGGGCACTCGAACAGGACTGGTCCGCACCCGGGCAGTTGCGGGAGATCGTGCAGATCGGCGCGCTGCGGGTGAGCGACGCACACGAAGTGGTCGAATCCTACGAGGCATTCGTCAGACCGGTCGTCAATCCACGACTGTCGGAGTACTTCACCCGACTCACCGGTATCACCCAGGAGACGGTGGAACGCGAGGGTCTTCGTCCGGCCGAAGCGCTCG
This region includes:
- a CDS encoding SDR family NAD(P)-dependent oxidoreductase, whose amino-acid sequence is MGQFEGKTAVVTGGSEGIGLATAVRLAADGAHVFLTGRRETALDAAVERIGPASATAVRGDIAELADLDRLYDAVRAHGRGLDVLFANAAAASFATLEEVTEEHFDGIFGANVRGTLFTVQKALPLLNDGASVILNASVRADDGVAAFGTYAASKAALRSFGRTWANELKDRGIRVNTVSPGTIGTSALDRVTAGAPEARERFVSNVPLGRLGRPEEIADAVAFLASDQSSFILGANLYVDGGENQL